A genomic region of Equus caballus isolate H_3958 breed thoroughbred chromosome 1, TB-T2T, whole genome shotgun sequence contains the following coding sequences:
- the SNX22 gene encoding sorting nexin-22 isoform X7, with protein sequence MLEVHIPSVGPEAEGPRQSPEKSHMIKKLYKVPDFPSKRLPNWRTRGLEQRRQALEAYIQGVLYLNQDVPKELLEFLSLRHFPTDPKASSWSSQLHHRPVISFCVDPYISIPSPEPLPDVVVNGVLQGLYGFSTSPARAQPEVPCHPAPPPMP encoded by the exons ATGCTGGAAGTTCACATCCCGTCTGTGGGGCCCGAGGCTGaggggcccaggcagagcccagagaAAAGCCACATG ATCAAGAAACTGTACAAAGTGCCGGACTTCCCCTCAAAACGCCTGCCCAACTGGAGGACCAGAGGATTGGAGCAGCGGCGGCAGGCCTTGGAGGCCTATATCCAG GGTGTTCTGTACCTGAACCAGGATGTGCCCAAGGAGCTACTGGAATTCCTGAGTCTTCGGCACTTCCCCACAGACCCCAAGGCCAGCAGCTGGAG CTCACAGCTGCACCACCGGCCTGTCATCAGCTTCTGCGTGGATCCCTACATTTCCATCCCATCCCCAG AGCCCCTGCCCGATGTGGTGGTGAATGGTGTGCTCCAGGGCCTCTACGGCTTTAGCACTAGCCCAGCTAGAGCCCAGCCAGAGGTTCCGTGTCACCCTGCTCCTCCGCCAATGCCCTGA
- the SNX22 gene encoding sorting nexin-22 yields the protein MLEVHIPSVGPEAEGPRQSPEKSHMAFRVEVLCRGRRHTVLRRYSEFHALHKRIKKLYKVPDFPSKRLPNWRTRGLEQRRQALEAYIQGVLYLNQDVPKELLEFLSLRHFPTDPKASSWSSQLHHRPVISFCVDPYISIPSPEPLPDVVVNGVLQGLYGFSTSPARAQPEVPCHPAPPPMP from the exons ATGCTGGAAGTTCACATCCCGTCTGTGGGGCCCGAGGCTGaggggcccaggcagagcccagagaAAAGCCACATG gCGTTCCGAGTGGAGGTGCTGTGCCGGGGGCGCAGGCACACCGTGCTGAGGCGCTACAGCGAGTTCCACGCGCTGCACAAGCGG ATCAAGAAACTGTACAAAGTGCCGGACTTCCCCTCAAAACGCCTGCCCAACTGGAGGACCAGAGGATTGGAGCAGCGGCGGCAGGCCTTGGAGGCCTATATCCAG GGTGTTCTGTACCTGAACCAGGATGTGCCCAAGGAGCTACTGGAATTCCTGAGTCTTCGGCACTTCCCCACAGACCCCAAGGCCAGCAGCTGGAG CTCACAGCTGCACCACCGGCCTGTCATCAGCTTCTGCGTGGATCCCTACATTTCCATCCCATCCCCAG AGCCCCTGCCCGATGTGGTGGTGAATGGTGTGCTCCAGGGCCTCTACGGCTTTAGCACTAGCCCAGCTAGAGCCCAGCCAGAGGTTCCGTGTCACCCTGCTCCTCCGCCAATGCCCTGA
- the SNX22 gene encoding sorting nexin-22 isoform X8 codes for MLEVHIPSVGPEAEGPRQSPEKSHMAFRVEVLCRGRRHTVLRRYSEFHALHKRIKKLYKVPDFPSKRLPNWRTRGLEQRRQALEAYIQGVLYLNQDVPKELLEFLSLRHFPTDPKASSWSSQLHHRPVISFCVDPYISIPSPART; via the exons ATGCTGGAAGTTCACATCCCGTCTGTGGGGCCCGAGGCTGaggggcccaggcagagcccagagaAAAGCCACATG gCGTTCCGAGTGGAGGTGCTGTGCCGGGGGCGCAGGCACACCGTGCTGAGGCGCTACAGCGAGTTCCACGCGCTGCACAAGCGG ATCAAGAAACTGTACAAAGTGCCGGACTTCCCCTCAAAACGCCTGCCCAACTGGAGGACCAGAGGATTGGAGCAGCGGCGGCAGGCCTTGGAGGCCTATATCCAG GGTGTTCTGTACCTGAACCAGGATGTGCCCAAGGAGCTACTGGAATTCCTGAGTCTTCGGCACTTCCCCACAGACCCCAAGGCCAGCAGCTGGAG CTCACAGCTGCACCACCGGCCTGTCATCAGCTTCTGCGTGGATCCCTACATTTCCATCCCATCCCCAG